The following nucleotide sequence is from Myxococcus stipitatus.
TCTACCAGTCGGCCCGGGCGCGTGAGATTCCCATGATGCTGCGCATGGGGAAGCTCAAGGACGAGGAGAAGCAGAAGACGCAGGGGCGCAAGTTCGGCGGCGCCGCCACGGGCGAGAGCCCGTACGAGACCGCCGCCGGCCAGGGCATCTACATCATGCCCATCCGCGCCACGTACAACATGCGCATGCAGTCGAGCATCTTCATGAACCAGGCACCCATCCCGGAGAAGAACGAATGCGTCCTCCCGTTCTCCTACTGAGCCGGACGCGTCGCGCCCAGCGCGGCCAGGCCATCGTCCTGGGAGCGCTCTCGTTCCTCCTGCTGGCGCTGATGGTGACGCTCAGCTTCAACCTGAGCCACGCGCTGCGCAGGAAGATCAGCCTCCAGCAGCACAGCGACGCCTTGTCGTATTCCATGGCCGTGCTGGAGGCGCGCGCGCTCAACTACTACGCGGTGAGCAACCGGGCCGTCGCCAGCGCCTACGTGGCGGGCAACAGCCTGCACGCGTTCATGGCCGCCGCCAGCGTGACGGGGCAGATGCTGCGGGCCTCGTCCCAGAACTTCGTGATCATCGCCGGCCTGGAGTTCGCCAAGTGCTCTTGCTACGGGTGCTACGAGCACTGCCTCCATGGCCTCGAGGCGCTGAAGATCTCCGGTGAGTTCTCCCAGAAGGGGGATGACTACGACCAGAAGGTCAAGGGCTTCGAGTCCGACTTCAACGAGGCCATGCAGGGCATGGACGACATGGTGGACTCCATCCACACCGCCCAGCGGTCCGTGCATGACAAGACCCTCCAGGCGGTGAAGGACGGCTCCAGCCATGGCCTGTCCCAGCTCAAGGAGTACTCCGCGCCCGGCGCCAGCGACCTGGATTCGGCGGTGGGCTCCATCAACGCCAACGAGTTCAACTGCGCCGTGGACGGCATGGAGTGCACGGGCAGCGAGGCCAACACCTCCGCGGAGGCCCGGGCGCGGGCGATGACGGAGATCTCCAACGCCACCCGCTCCGGCTGGCCCGCGAACCGCGATATCTCCGTCAGCGCCTCGGGGAACACCTACGGCGGCCCCAAGTACCTGAACAGCGACTTCTACAAGGAGCTGAAGGACATCCCTGGCGAGGGGCGCGTCCTGGTCTCCGGCCACAAGGGGACCGCGAAGACGGTGAAGAACAAGGGAGCGGTCGACTCGGGAGGGCAGTCCGGGGGCAACGAGGGCACGACCATCGCCGCCGCCGAGGAAGGCCGGGTCACCCACTGGTGGAAGCACAACCTGATGGGCTCGACCTCCTACGATTCGTCGGTGTGGAGCGACGAGGGCGGGGGCGGCCACACCGGCAGCGGCGCCCACTCTGGCCAGCACCGCTTCGAGGGCGTCAACGCCCGGGCGCTGACGGGCTGCGCGGGCTCGGGCAACTGCTTCATGAAGTACCGGGCCAACCCCAACTCGAACCGCGACTGGGGCCAGCCGCGCGTCTACAGCTACCTCACCATGCCCTTCCGCGTGGGCAACACGCGGCAGGCGCCGTGGGAGCTCAACCCGCAGGGGCAGGTGCGCTTCGAGCACGGCGCGCAGGGCAAGGGCGAGCTGAAGGTGGCGCCGGGGGACGGCGTCGCCATGTCCAAGTCCCTCGTCTACTACCGCCGCTTCGGGGAGAACGGCTGGCAGGAGGCCCCCAACCTCTTCGCGCCCTACTGGCGCGCGAAGCTGCATCCCTTCAACAAGGGCGACGCCAAGAGCGTGCTGGACGCCGCCGGCAACTCGGACGCGTCCGAGGCGTCCCAGGCGGATGGAGTGTCGCTATGAGCAGGGGCCTTCGTCGCAACGAGCGGGGCGCCGCAGCGGTCGAGACGGCCGTGTGCATGCTCGTCATCATCCCCGTCTTCATGTACGCGCTGTTCCTGGACGACCTCCTGCGCCACGTCCTCGACGCCCAGGAGACGGCGCTGTCCACCGTCTGGGACTACACGGTGCAGAACTACGGCAAGAAGCCGGAGAAGCCGCCCTCGGACGACGAGGACTCCACGGGGAGCGAGCCCTTCAACGGCTTCTTCGGAGCCCAGAGCTTCGCGCGCAGGATGTTCTGCGACCACGAGTCGGGCCTCGACAGCTTCGGCCCCGGGCGGGGCCCCGAGTGCCAGGACGACCAGTCCCACCACCAGGAGCTGTCGGCCCACGCGTGCTGGCTCAACCCCGGCGCCCAGCAGGTCATCTGCACGCTGAACGGTCCCGACAAGTCCGGCAACGGCAGCGGCGGTCCGGCGGGCGCGTACGGCGTGGAGCTCCACCAGTCGTTCATGGACAAGTTCGGCAAGGGCGGGGTCATCCGCTGCTCGGCGCGGCTGGGCGTGCAGAACTACCTGCTGCCCAAGACGTTCCTCCAGAGCTTCAGCAAGGTCGAGATGGCGCGAGAGACGCAGAGCCGGAGCACGAGCGGCGGCATCCACGCGAACGCCACGGGCGGCAACGTCGTGGACGACCCCAAGGGCCTGGCGGGCAACGTGTACCTGCTGCCCTGGGAGCGGCTCGCCATCGTCACCGACACCTGGGCCCTGTCGCAGGAGGCCAACAGCGAGCCGGGCTCCAGCGACGGCAGCGGCGACGAGTACGGCATCTACGACCGCGTGGCCCACGTCTACAAGGACGGCGGCAACCAGGGGTACACCCAGATGACGCAGTCCGCGGAGGCCTTCGTGAGCGACGCCACATCGGAGGTCCTCGCCAGCGGCATCCAGCTCAGCAGCCTCGACCCCGGCGACAACCCCGCCGAGCCCAGCCTGTCCATCAAGCCCTTCCCGCAGGGCGGCGGCCCCACCCAGGACATCCAGCAGAACGGTGGGTCCAGCGCCACGTACTTCAACAGCGAGTGGAAGGACTGGGAGAAGGACAACAACCAGAAGACGCACGACGCGCGCGGCAAGTACTACCTGGGCTGCAAGAACGCGGAGCAGTGTTGATGGCGGGAGTCGCCTCGCGCCTCGTCGTCCGTGTGCCGGCGCTGCTGTTCTCGGTGGCGGTGGTGGGCATCCTCATCGGGACCGCCTGGGAGGGCGTGGTCTACGGGCGGCATGGCGCGGATGACGACGAGTGGACGCCCCCGCCGGCGCCCGTCCACGCGGGGCCGGAGAAGTCGCCCACGCGCACGCCCCAGGAGGAGGCGGCGCTCCAGCGCGCCCTGGTCCACTTCCCGCCGTACCCCCGGGGCAGTCGCGCGGAGCTGCTCGCCGTGGACTACCTGGGGCCCGACGTCCCCATCTCCGTGGCGTGGTTCTCCACGCAGGACTCCGCGGACCAGGTGTTGTCGCACTACCGGAAGGTCCTCGAGGACAAGGGGATTCCCGTCCTCGAGCGCCGCCACGGCCAGAACGGCGGCTGGGTGGGCTACTGGAGCCCGGACCTGAAGGAGATGCGGCTGGTGTCCGTGCTCTCGCAGGGCGGCGAGACGCTGGGCTTCGTGTCCGCGGGGGAGATGGAGCCCCTGCTCAAGCGGGCCTCGAAGGTACCCGCGTGGATTCCCGTCCCACAGGAGCTGACGGAGCCGCTCGCCGTCACCTTCGTCATGGAGGGCGTGGCGCACCACCACGTCTCCGGGCCGCTGCCGCAGCAGACGCCCGCGGAGGCCGCCGAGCGCTACCGCGACCTCCTCCAGTCGAAGGGGTGGAGCGTGGCGGAGATGGAGCAGGTGGAGGCGGACGGCATCGCCTTCGACCTGACGCGTGAGAACGCCACCGGTCGCGCGCTGCTGCGCCACCGCGTCCCGGAAGGCGGCGTGGAGCTTCAACTCTCGATGTTGCAGCGAGGGTCCGTGCAATGACTCACAGGAAGGACGCATCCATGGCGAAGACCCTCCGGCGCGCTCGCGGCCAGGCCGCGGTGGAGTACGCCACCGTCACCGCCGCGCTGCTCGGCTTCACCGTGCTGGGCTGGCCGTTCCTGGTCCAGCTCCTCAACGCGCTCAACCGCTACTTCGGCTCCATCTACTACGTCATCCAGTCGCCGGTGCCCTGAGCGGCGCGGCGGTGGGGCCGGACGGGCGCGCCGTGCCCCGCGCGCGCCGCCCGAGCGACTCGGCGACCGCTACGGCTTCACCGTCGTCACGAACTCCGCCTTGCCGTCGGCGACCTTGAGGACGACGGCCTCCTTCACCGCGTCGCGGTTGGCGTCGAGCGTGATCCTCCCCGCCACGCCAGGGAAGTCCTTCGTCTGGGCGATGGCGTCGCGCAGCGCCGGGCCGCTCAGGTCCGACGTGCGCTTCATCGCCTCCACCAGCACCCGCGCCGCGTCGTACGCCAGCGCCGCCACGCTGTCCGGCACGGAGCCGTAGCGCTGCTTGTAGCGCGCGAGGAACGCCTGGAGCACCGGGTCCGGGTTGCCCGGCGAGTAGTGGTTGGAGAAGTAGCTGCCCTCCAGCGCGGAGCCGCCCAGCTCGAACAGCTTGTCGCTGTCCCAGCCGTCACCCCCGAGCAGCGGCACCTTGAGCCCCACCTCGCGCGCCTGCCGCGCGATGATGCCCACGTCCGTGTAGTAGCCCGGGACGAACACCGCCTCCGGCTTGACCTGCTTGAGCGCCGTCAGCTGCGCGCGGAAGTCCGTGTCGCCCTTGGAGTAGCTCTCGTCCGCCACCACCTTGCCGCCGAACTCCTCGAACTTGGCCTTGAACACGTCCGCCAGCCCCATGGAGAAGGCGCTCTTGTTGTCGCGCAGCATCGCCACCCGCGACAGCGCCAGGTTCTCCTTGGCGAACTTCGCCATCACCAGGCCCTGGAACTCGTCGATGAAGCAGACGCGGAAGATGTAGTCGCCCTTCTTCGTCACCTCCGCGCTCGTCGAGGTGGGGGTGATCATGGGCACCTTGCCCGCCTGCGCCTTCTCCGCCATGGCCATGGACACCGACGAGGCCGCCTCGCCCAGGATGGCCACCACCTTGTCCTGGGTGATGAGCCGCGTGGCCGCCTGCGCGCCTTCCTCCGGCCGCCCCTGGCTGTCGTAGACCCGCACCTGCACCTTGCGCCCCCGCACCCCACCCGCCGCGTTCACCTCGTCCAGCGCCAGCTCGATGCCGTTGCGCGCGGAGACGCCGAACGTCGCCTCGGGGCCGGTGAGGCTGCCCACCTCGCCAACGAGGATGACGTCCGGGTCCGCCGGGGCCGCGCCCTGGGCCGCGCCAGGGGCGGGGGGCGTCGCGGTCGCCTGGGCGCCCTTCGGGTCGGAGGCAGCGGGGGCCTGGCCGGTCGCCGGGGCCTCCACGGGGGGCGGGGAGGCCTTCTTCTCACAGCCCGCCAGGGCCAGGGCCAACACGGCGAGCAGCATCAGGGGACGACGCATCGGTGGATTCCCTCCACTCCAAGTGAGCGGATCCGAACCCTAGCCCTCTCCCCCCGGCCCTCCAACCGGGCCTCCCCACCCGCCAGGTCGAAATGCAATGTGGACTGAATCGGTCCAGATTACATATGACGTCCGCGCGGAGGCCCCCTGGCCTCCGATTGGGACAGGACCCGGAAAGGACGCAAGCGGCCCCATGCTCCGGATGAGCAAGATGACGGACTACGGCATCGTGCTGATGACCGAGCTTGCGCGCGCGGAGGGTGACACCCGCACGACGCGTGAGCTGGCGGCGCGCACCCGGGTCCCGCTGCCCTCGGTCAGCAAGGTGCTCAAGGGCCTGTTGCAGGCGGGCCTCGTGGTGTCGCAGCGGGGCGCCAACGGGGGCTACGGCCTGGCGCGGCCGGCCTCGTCGTTGTCGCTGGCGGAGCTGGTCTCCGCGCTCGAGGGGCCGGTGGCGCTCACCGAATGTGGCGTGCACGCCACCAGCGCGGGGCCCTGTGAGCTGGAGGCCGTCTGCCAGGTGCGGGGCCACTGGCGCCTCATCAATCAGGCCATCCAGGAGGCCCTGGGCCGGCTGACGCTGGCGGACCTCATCGCCCCCGCGCCCCGCATGCCCGAGCGGCTGGTGGGCCTGGGCACCCCTTCGCGGCCCCATCCCGCCGCGCCCTCGACTTCCTCATCTCCATCCGTGACAGGAGTGCGCTCATGACCACCGACACCCTCCAGGAGCTGACGCGTCGTCCGTACGCGGCCGGCTTCATCTCCCCGGTGGAGGCGGAGACCTTCCCGCCGGGACTCAACGAGGACGTCATCCGCAAGCTGTCGGCGAAGAAGGAGGAGCCGTCCTTCCTGCTCGACTGGCGCCTGAAGGCCTTCCGTCACTGGCAGACGATGCGCGAGCCCACGTGGCAGGCGGTGACGTACCAGCCCATCGACTACCAGGCCATCCGCTACTACTCCGCGCCGCGCTTCAAGCCGAAGAAGGACAGCCTGGACGAGGTGGACCCGGAGATTTTGCGCACCTACGAGAAGCTGGGCATCCCGCTGGAGGAGCAGAAGCGGCTGCAGAACGTCGCGGTGGACGCCGTGTTCGACTCGGTGTCGGTGGCCACGACGTTCAAGGACAAGCTGGCCAAGGCGGGCGTCATCTTCTGCTCGTTCTCCGAGGCCGTGCGCGAGCACCCGGAGCTGGTGAGGAAGTACCTGGGCACGGTGGTGCCGCACTCGGACAACTTCTTCGCGGCGCTCAACTCCGCGGTGTTCAGCGACGGCTCCTTCGTCTACGTGCCCAAGGGCGTGCGCTGCCCCATGGAGCTGTCCACGTACTTCCGCATCAACGCCGCGGAGACGGGCCAGTTCGAGCGCACCCTCATCGTCGCGGACGAGGGCTCCTACGTCAGCTACCTGGAGGGCTGCACCGCGCCCCAGCGCGACACCAACCAGCTGCACGCGGCGGTGGTGGAGCTGGTCGCGCTGCCGGGCGCCACCATCAAGTACTCCACGGTGCAGAACTGGTACCCCGGCGACGCGGAGGGGCGCGGCGGCATCTACAACTTCGTCACCAAGCGCGGCATCGCCCACGAGAAGGCGAAGATTTCGTGGACGCAGGTGGAGACGGGCTCGGCCATCACCTGGAAGTACCCGAGCGTCATCCTCAAGGGGGATGACTCGGTGGGCGAGTTCTACTCGGTGGCGCTCACCAACAACCTCCAGCAGGCGGACACGGGCACGAAGATGGTGCACATCGGGAAGAACACCCGCAGCACCATCGTGTCCAAGGGCATCTCCGCCGGGCGCGGGCAGAACACGTACCGGGGGCTGGTGAAGGTGCTCAAGAGCGCCCAGGACGCGCGCAACTATACGCAGTGCGACTCGCTGCTCCTGGGCGACAAGTGCGGCGCCCACACGGTGCCGTACATCGAGGTGAAGAACGCGACCGCGCAGGTGGAGCACGAGGCGTCCACGTCGAAGATTGGCGAGGACCAGCTCTTCTATTGCCGGCAGCGCGGCATCTCGCAGGAGGACGCGGTGTCGATGATCGTCAACGGCTTCTGCCGGCAGGTCTTCAAGGAGCTGCCCATGGAGTTCGCGGTGGAAGCGCAGAAGCTGCTCGGAGTGAGCCTGGAAGGGAGCGTGGGGTAGGTATGTCACTGCTGTCGGTTCGGAACCTGCACGCCCGCGTGGGCGACAAGGACATCCTCAAGGGCATCGACCTGGAGGTCGCGCCCGGAGAGGTCCACGCCATCATGGGGCCCAACGGCTCCGGCAAGAGCACGCTGGCGAGCGTGCTGGCGGGGCGGGACGCATACGAGGTGACGCGGGGCGAGGTGCTGCTGGACGGCAAGTCGCTCCTGGGCCTGGCGCCGGAGGTGCGCGCGGCGGAGGGCGTGTTCCTGGCGTTCCAGTACCCGGTGGAGATTCCGGGCGTGGGCAACCTGCACTTCCTGCGCACGGCGCTCAACGCGCAGCGCCGGGTGAAGGGGCTGGAGGAGCTGGACGCGATGGACTTCCTCCAGCTGGCCAAGGAGAAGTCCAAGCTGGTGCAACTGGACCAGGCCTTCATGAACCGCTCGGTGAACGAGGGCTTCTCCGGCGGCGAGAAGAAGCGCAACGAAATCTTCCAGATGGCGGTGCTGGAGCCGCGCCTGGGCATCCTCGACGAGACGGACTCGGGGCTGGACATCGACGCGCTGCGCACGGTGGCCGGCGGCGTCAACGCGCTGCGCGCGCCCTCGCGCGCCATGGTGCTCATCACCCACTACCAGCGGCTGCTCGACTACATCGTCCCGGACAAGGTGCACGTCATGGCGGCGGGCCGCATCGTCCGCTCCGGCGGCCGGGAGCTGGCGCTGGAGCTGGAGCAGAAGGGCTACGGCTGGCTGGGGCTGAAGGACGGCCCGGGCGGCGGCAAGGCCGGGGAGGCGCGGCGATGACGGCGGGCCTGGCGCGCTACCTGGACGTGGCCTCGCGCTTCCAGGCGCGGGGCGCTGCGTCCGAGCCCGCGTGGGTGAAGCGCGTGCGTCAGCAGGGGCTCGCCCACTTCGAGCGACAGGGCCTGCCCACGACGCGCGACGAGGCGTGGAAGTACACGCCGGTGAGCTCCATCGCGGAGGGACACTTCGCGCCCGTGGGAGACGTGGGCGACACGGCGGCGCTGGCGGCGAAGGTGGAGGCGCTCGCGCTGCCCGGTCCCCGGCTGGTGTTCGTGGACGGTCGGCTGGCGCCGTCGCTGTCCTCCGTGGAGGGCCTGCCGCGCGGGGTGACGCTCCAGCCGCTGGCGGACGCGCTGCGCGAAGAGGGCGCGCGTCTGGAGTCGGAGCTGGGCCAGCGCGCGTTGTCGGAGGCGCATCCGTTCACCGCGCTCAACGCGGCGCTGCTGGAGGACGGCGCGGTGCTGCGGCTGGCGCGTGGGGCGCTCAGCGAGGTGCCGGTGCAGCTGTTGTTCCTCACCCGGGGCGACGCGCCGGTGCTGGCCAGTCCCCGCGTGGTGGTGGTGGCGGAGGAGGGCAGCGAGGCGACGCTGGTGGAGACGTACGCCAGCGCGGGCGGCGCGGAGCCCACGTTCACCAACGCGGTGACGGAGGTGACGCTCGGGGACAACGCGAGCCTGCACCACTTCCGCCTCCAGGCGGAGGGCGACGCGGCGCTGCACGTGGGCGGGCTGCACGTGCGCCAGGGCCGGGACAGCCGCTTCGCGTCGCACGCCTTCGCGCTGGGCGCGGCGCTGGCGCGCAACGAGGTGCACGTGGCCTTCGCGGGCGAGGGCGCTGACGCCACGCTCAACGGCCTGTACGTGGGGCGCGACGCGCAGCACCTGGACCAGCGCACCGCGCTGGACCACGCGGTGCCCCGCTGCACCAGCCGCGAGCTGTACAAGGGCGTGCTGGACGACCAGTCGCGCGGCACGTTCCATGGGCTGGTGCGCGTGCGCAAGGACGCGCAGCGCACGGACGCGCGGCAGCAGAACCGCAACCTCCTCCTGTCGGAGAAGGCGCAGGCGGACGCGCGGCCCCAGCTGGAAATCCTGGCGGACGACGTGAAGTGCGCGCACGGCGCGGCGGTGGGGCGGCTGGACGCGCAGGCGCTGTTCTACCTGCGCTCGCGCGGAATCCCCCGGGACGAGGCGGAGCGGCTGCTGACGTACGCCTTCGCGCGCGAGCTGGTGGAGGCGGTGCCCGCGGGCGCGCTGCGCCAGCGCGTGGAGGGGCTGTTGGCCCGGAAGCTGCCTGGCGCGGCCCGGGGGGAGGTGACGCCATGAGCGGGTTCGACGTGGAGCGCGTGCGGCGCGACTTCCCCATCCTCCACCAGGAGGTCCGGGGGCGCCCCCTGGTGTACCTGGACAGCGCGGCGACGGGGCAGAAGCCCCAGGCCGTCATCGACGCCATCGTCCGCTTCTACCAGCACGACAACGCCAACGTGCACCGGGGCGTGCACGTGCTGTCCGAGCGCGCGACGGAGGCGTACGAGGGCGCGCGCGAGGTGGTGAAGGACTTCCTCCACGCGCGGGACTCGCGCGAAATCATCTTCACGCGCGGCACCACGGAGGCCATCAACCTGGTGGCGCAGACGTACGGCCGCAAGCACGTGGGGCCGGGGGACGAGGTGCTCATCACCCAGATGGAGCACCACGCCAACATCGTCCCGTGGCGCATGCTGTGCGACGAGAAGGGCGCCACGCTGCGGGTGATTCCGGTGGATGACCGGGGCGAGCTGGTGCTGGACGCGGTGGACGCGCTGCTCACCGAGCGCACGCGCATCCTCGCGGTGACGCACGTGTCCAACGCGCTGGGCACGGTGAACCCGGTGAAGGAGCTGACGCGCAGGGCGCACGCGAAGGGAATCCCGGTGCTGGTGGACGGGGCGCAGTCGGTGACGCACTTCCCGGTGGACGTGCGGGACCTGGGCTGCGACTTCTACGCCTTCAGCGGGCACAAGCTCTTCGGGCCCACGGGCATCGGCGTGCTGTACGGGCGGCTGGAGCGGCTGGAGCCGCTGCCTCCGTACCAGGGCGGCGGGGACATGATCCTCTCCGTGACGATGGAGAAGGTGACGTACAACCGCGTGCCGCACCGCTTCGAGGCGGGGACGCAGGACCTGGCGGGCGCGGTGGGGCTGGCGGCGGCCATCCGGTACCTGGAGGGGCTGGGGCTGGACGCGCTCGCGGAGCACGACCGGGCGCTGATGGCGTACGCCACGCAGGCGCTGGAGTCGGTGCCGGGCTTGCGGCTGGTGGGCACCGCGCGCGAGAAGGCGGGCGTGCTGTCCTTCACGCTGGAGGACATCCACCCGCACGACGTGGGGACGATCCTGGACCGCGAGGGCATCTGCATCCGCACCGGTCACCACTGCGCCCAGCCGGTGATGCAGCACTTCAAGGTGCCGGCCACCGCGCGCGCGTCGCTGGCGCTCTACAACACGCGGGAGGACGTGGACGCGCTCGTCCGGGGCCTCCAGAAGGTGCGGGAGGTGTTCGCGTGAGCTCGGGTGAGTTGCAGGACCTCTATCAGGAAGTGGTGCTGGAGCACTCCAAGCGACCGCGCAACTACCGCGTGGTGGAGGGCGCCAACCGGCAGGCGGCGGGGCACAACCCGCTGTGCGGCGACCAGCTGTCGGTGACGCTGAAGCTGGAGGGCGACGTCATCCGCGACATCGGCTTCCAGGGGCAGGGCTGCGCCATCTCGCGCGCGTCCGCGTCGCTGATGACGGGCGCGGTGAAGGACCACACGCGGGCGGAGGCGGAGGCGTTGTTCGAGAAGGTGCACGCGCTGGTGACGGAGGGCCCGGAGGCGGTGGACGTGGACGCGCTGGGCAAGCTGGCGGTGCTGTCCGGGGTGAGCGAGTTCCCCGCGCGCGTGAAGTGCGCCAGCCTGGCCTGGCACACGCTGCGCGCGGCGTTGGAGGGGCGGGATGAAGCGGTGTCGACGGAGTAGGGGAGGAGGGAGCGCGCCATGCGAGGCATGATGACGGTGCTGACGCGGGAGGTGTCCGCGACCATCATCCCCAGTGGAGACAGGGTGATGTTGCCCGAGGGTTCCGAGCTGCGGGTGATGCAGACCCTGGGTGGCAACATCACGGTGCAGGACCCCTACGGTCAGCTGTTCAGGGTGGACGAGAAGGACGGCGCGGCGCTGGGCGAGGAGTACGCGCCCAAGGAGAAGGAGGCGGGTGACGCGTCCGCCTTCCACGAGGAGCAGGTCTGGGACCAGCTGCGCACGGTCTACGACCCGGAGATTCCGGTGAACATCGTGGAGCTGGGGCTGGTGTACGGCTGCAAGACGGAGGCGCTCGCGGACGGCGGGCACCGCGTGGACATCCAGATGACGCTGACGGCGCCGGGGTGTGGCATGGGCCCGGTGCTCGTGGACGACGTGCGCACGAAGGTGGGCTCGGTGCCCGGCGTGAAGGAGGCGAACGTCGAGCTGGTGTGGGACCCACCCTGGAGCCAGGACCGCATGACGGACGTCGCGCGGCTCCAGCTCGGGTGGATGTGAGGTGACACGACGGGCCCGGCGCGCTGGACGCTCCGGGCCCTCGTGCTCCGTGCCGTCAGCGCGTCGCCAGCCTGCGCATGCCGAACCCCAACGCCGCGGTGGCGAGGCTGCCCACCAGCAGCCGGGGCCAGCGCGGCGAGGGCCGCTCCTCTCCAGGCAGGGGACGCCGAGCGGGCAGGGGCAGCTCCTCGGCCTGTCGGGCCCGGGCCTTCACCTCCGGCATCTTCTCCATGAACAGCTCCACCATGGCCTTCTCGAAGACGGGCAGGTCCTGGGGGCCTCGGCTCGTCACCCAGTTGTCGTCGCGCACCATGGCCTCGTCCCGCCACTGCGCGCCCGCGTTGCGCACGTCGTCGCGGATGCCGGGCCATGACGTGAGCGTGCGCCCCTCCAGGAGCCCCGCGGACACGAGCAGCCACGGCGCGTGACAGATGATGGCCATGGGCAGGTTCAGCGAGTCCGCGTCATGGACGAAGTCCAGCGCGAGCGCGCTCTGCCTCATCGAGTCCGGGTTGATGAGGCCACCCGGCAGCAACACCGCGTCGAAGTCCGCCGCCTTCACCTCGCGCAGCGTCGCGTCCACCTTCACCCGCCGCCCCGGGAGCATGTGGTTCATCCCCCGGATGTGCCCCGCGTGGAGGGACACGATGGTCACCTCCGCGCCCTGGCGCTGGAGTCGCTTGACCGGACGCGTCAGCTCCACCTGCTCGAAACCGTTCGTCGCCAGCACGGCGACCCGCAAGCCCTTCAGCTTCTTCATCGCGCTCTCCCACCGTGTTCAGGTCGCCCACGACTCTGTGCACGCCGGGCCGCCCGGGCACGCGCCCGAGCGGGCGGGCGAGAAGGCCCTCTGCCCGTGGGCCGCCCCGGCCGGCGCGCGTTGTGCCTCCCCGGTCGCCGTGCTACCGACGTGAAAGCCCCGTTCCTCCCTGGAGCTCCCATGCCCGCCTCGCTCTCGCCCCTCCGCCGCGGCCTCGTCACGGGGACCGCGCTGTTCCTGCTGCCCCTGGGATGCGCGAGCACCAGGGCCGAGCAGGCCGAGGACACTCCGCTCGTCACCCGCAAGCAGCCGGGCCTGCGCGCCCAGCCGAAGTGGGGACTGGTCATCCACGGGGGCGCGGGCGTCATCTCGCGGGAGAACCTGTCCGCCGAACGCGAGGGCCAGGTGCGCG
It contains:
- the sufB gene encoding Fe-S cluster assembly protein SufB translates to MTTDTLQELTRRPYAAGFISPVEAETFPPGLNEDVIRKLSAKKEEPSFLLDWRLKAFRHWQTMREPTWQAVTYQPIDYQAIRYYSAPRFKPKKDSLDEVDPEILRTYEKLGIPLEEQKRLQNVAVDAVFDSVSVATTFKDKLAKAGVIFCSFSEAVREHPELVRKYLGTVVPHSDNFFAALNSAVFSDGSFVYVPKGVRCPMELSTYFRINAAETGQFERTLIVADEGSYVSYLEGCTAPQRDTNQLHAAVVELVALPGATIKYSTVQNWYPGDAEGRGGIYNFVTKRGIAHEKAKISWTQVETGSAITWKYPSVILKGDDSVGEFYSVALTNNLQQADTGTKMVHIGKNTRSTIVSKGISAGRGQNTYRGLVKVLKSAQDARNYTQCDSLLLGDKCGAHTVPYIEVKNATAQVEHEASTSKIGEDQLFYCRQRGISQEDAVSMIVNGFCRQVFKELPMEFAVEAQKLLGVSLEGSVG
- a CDS encoding TadE/TadG family type IV pilus assembly protein encodes the protein MSRGLRRNERGAAAVETAVCMLVIIPVFMYALFLDDLLRHVLDAQETALSTVWDYTVQNYGKKPEKPPSDDEDSTGSEPFNGFFGAQSFARRMFCDHESGLDSFGPGRGPECQDDQSHHQELSAHACWLNPGAQQVICTLNGPDKSGNGSGGPAGAYGVELHQSFMDKFGKGGVIRCSARLGVQNYLLPKTFLQSFSKVEMARETQSRSTSGGIHANATGGNVVDDPKGLAGNVYLLPWERLAIVTDTWALSQEANSEPGSSDGSGDEYGIYDRVAHVYKDGGNQGYTQMTQSAEAFVSDATSEVLASGIQLSSLDPGDNPAEPSLSIKPFPQGGGPTQDIQQNGGSSATYFNSEWKDWEKDNNQKTHDARGKYYLGCKNAEQC
- a CDS encoding ABC transporter substrate-binding protein, giving the protein MRRPLMLLAVLALALAGCEKKASPPPVEAPATGQAPAASDPKGAQATATPPAPGAAQGAAPADPDVILVGEVGSLTGPEATFGVSARNGIELALDEVNAAGGVRGRKVQVRVYDSQGRPEEGAQAATRLITQDKVVAILGEAASSVSMAMAEKAQAGKVPMITPTSTSAEVTKKGDYIFRVCFIDEFQGLVMAKFAKENLALSRVAMLRDNKSAFSMGLADVFKAKFEEFGGKVVADESYSKGDTDFRAQLTALKQVKPEAVFVPGYYTDVGIIARQAREVGLKVPLLGGDGWDSDKLFELGGSALEGSYFSNHYSPGNPDPVLQAFLARYKQRYGSVPDSVAALAYDAARVLVEAMKRTSDLSGPALRDAIAQTKDFPGVAGRITLDANRDAVKEAVVLKVADGKAEFVTTVKP
- the sufC gene encoding Fe-S cluster assembly ATPase SufC, translated to MSLLSVRNLHARVGDKDILKGIDLEVAPGEVHAIMGPNGSGKSTLASVLAGRDAYEVTRGEVLLDGKSLLGLAPEVRAAEGVFLAFQYPVEIPGVGNLHFLRTALNAQRRVKGLEELDAMDFLQLAKEKSKLVQLDQAFMNRSVNEGFSGGEKKRNEIFQMAVLEPRLGILDETDSGLDIDALRTVAGGVNALRAPSRAMVLITHYQRLLDYIVPDKVHVMAAGRIVRSGGRELALELEQKGYGWLGLKDGPGGGKAGEARR
- the sufD gene encoding Fe-S cluster assembly protein SufD, coding for MTAGLARYLDVASRFQARGAASEPAWVKRVRQQGLAHFERQGLPTTRDEAWKYTPVSSIAEGHFAPVGDVGDTAALAAKVEALALPGPRLVFVDGRLAPSLSSVEGLPRGVTLQPLADALREEGARLESELGQRALSEAHPFTALNAALLEDGAVLRLARGALSEVPVQLLFLTRGDAPVLASPRVVVVAEEGSEATLVETYASAGGAEPTFTNAVTEVTLGDNASLHHFRLQAEGDAALHVGGLHVRQGRDSRFASHAFALGAALARNEVHVAFAGEGADATLNGLYVGRDAQHLDQRTALDHAVPRCTSRELYKGVLDDQSRGTFHGLVRVRKDAQRTDARQQNRNLLLSEKAQADARPQLEILADDVKCAHGAAVGRLDAQALFYLRSRGIPRDEAERLLTYAFARELVEAVPAGALRQRVEGLLARKLPGAARGEVTP
- a CDS encoding TadE/TadG family type IV pilus assembly protein, with product MRPPVLLLSRTRRAQRGQAIVLGALSFLLLALMVTLSFNLSHALRRKISLQQHSDALSYSMAVLEARALNYYAVSNRAVASAYVAGNSLHAFMAAASVTGQMLRASSQNFVIIAGLEFAKCSCYGCYEHCLHGLEALKISGEFSQKGDDYDQKVKGFESDFNEAMQGMDDMVDSIHTAQRSVHDKTLQAVKDGSSHGLSQLKEYSAPGASDLDSAVGSINANEFNCAVDGMECTGSEANTSAEARARAMTEISNATRSGWPANRDISVSASGNTYGGPKYLNSDFYKELKDIPGEGRVLVSGHKGTAKTVKNKGAVDSGGQSGGNEGTTIAAAEEGRVTHWWKHNLMGSTSYDSSVWSDEGGGGHTGSGAHSGQHRFEGVNARALTGCAGSGNCFMKYRANPNSNRDWGQPRVYSYLTMPFRVGNTRQAPWELNPQGQVRFEHGAQGKGELKVAPGDGVAMSKSLVYYRRFGENGWQEAPNLFAPYWRAKLHPFNKGDAKSVLDAAGNSDASEASQADGVSL
- a CDS encoding SUF system Fe-S cluster assembly regulator, yielding MLRMSKMTDYGIVLMTELARAEGDTRTTRELAARTRVPLPSVSKVLKGLLQAGLVVSQRGANGGYGLARPASSLSLAELVSALEGPVALTECGVHATSAGPCELEAVCQVRGHWRLINQAIQEALGRLTLADLIAPAPRMPERLVGLGTPSRPHPAAPSTSSSPSVTGVRS